A genome region from Tenebrio molitor chromosome 4, icTenMoli1.1, whole genome shotgun sequence includes the following:
- the ppk13 gene encoding sodium channel protein Nach isoform X2 → MADAGSPLRHYILNTSFHGFRFIGDAGLHWTERTFWTICCVLSWTATGFLIKSAWEDFQNNAISFVADTSYLAWDTHFPSIAVCETDNQKSIAEVTDRTYGDPHDYNLDEIVKELVYFRGLSFYTLQICGPEAQVPDEDCFKKNFSFFSREVRSNCSQIFRACRWNDRVFDCCEYFGEIDSEMGTCYAINSIQGKTKKRLEMVSNIKTGPGSLRLEINGVANVYILGEQEVPSLTTLTTDVIQVTPRIHYKRFLAIKEIDNGPEVKDVSVRQRKCRFSDESDLDVYPYYSYSSCCVQCRKDAQKRICGCAHHLMPNTESRIHCNITGLYCLSKHYNELSVLKPYWANRTGLVCDCLPSCTEIELAVIKDDKIGFSEEFAIVDLSLERLPTERFKRNVVRGKLDLVVSMGGSTALFLGASILSFVEIVYYFFVRPVSNSVLAKKTKKEKRKFKLKVNKMEQLILPTVS, encoded by the exons ATGGCTGATGCGGGCTCACCTCTGCGCCACTACATCCTCAACACCTCCTTCCACGGCTTCCGCTTCATCGGCGATGCCGGGCTTCACTGGACCGAGCG GACCTTCTGGACCATCTGCTGCGTCCTGAGCTGGACCGCCACCGGCTTCCTGATCAAATCCGCCTGGGAAGACTTCCAGAACAACGCCATCAGCTTCGTCGCCGACACCAGCTACCTCGCCTGGGACACCCACTTCCCTTCGATCGCCGTCTGCGAGACCGACAACCAAAAATCCATCGCCGAAGTGACGGACCGCACCTACGGCGACCCCCACGACTACAACCTCGACGAGATCGTCAAAGAGCTAGTCTACTTCAGGGGACTGTCGTTCTACACCCTGCAGATCTGCGGACCCGAGGCACAAGTCCCCGACGAGGACTGCTTCAAGAAGAACTTCAGTTTCTTCTCGAGGGAGGTGCGCAGCAACTGCAGCCAGATCTTCCGCGCGTGCAGATGGAACGATCGAGTGTTCGACTGTTGCGAGTACTTCGGGGAGATCGACTCCGAAATGGGGACTTGCTACGCGATCAACTCCATCCAAGGGAAGACCAAGAAGCGGCTGGAGATGGTGTCCAACATAAAGACGGGGCCGGGGAGTTTGCGACTGGAGATCAACGGGGTTGCTAATGTGTACATTCTAGGAGAACAGGAAGTACCGTCGTTGACCACTTTGACCACAGATGTGATCCAGGTGACTCCGCGGATCCACTACAAGAGATTCTTGGCGATCAAAGAGATCGACAACGGGCCAGAA GTCAAGGACGTGAGCGTGCGCCAGCGCAAGTGTCGCTTTAGTGACGAGTCAGATCTGGATGTCTACCCCTACTACAGCTACAGCTCCTGTTGCGTCCAATGTCGCAAAGACGCCCAAAAAAGAATCTGCGGGTGTGCCCACCACCTTATGCCCAACACCG AATCTCGCATTCACTGCAACATCACCGGTCTCTACTGTCTGAGCAAGCACTACAACGAGCTGTCAGTCTTGAAGCCCTACTGGGCCAACAGGACCGGACTCGTCTGCGACTGCTTGCCCAGTTGCACCGAGATCGAGTTGGCTGTTATCAAGGACGACAAAATAGG TTTTTCAGAAGAGTTTGCCATCGTGGACTTGTCTTTGGAGCGGTTGCCGACCGAGAGGTTTAAGAGAAATGTTGTGAGAGGCAAGCTCGACTTAGTCG TCTCGATGGGTGGTAGCACTGCTCTGTTTTTGGGCGCCAGTATTCTCAGTTTTGTCGAAATTGTCTACTATTTCTTCGTCAGACCTGTGAGCAACTCGGTCTTGGCTAAAAAGACCAAGAAGGAAAAGAGAAAGTTTAAATTGAAGGTCAACAAGATGGAGCAACTGATATTGCCCACAGTTTCCTAA
- the ppk13 gene encoding sodium channel protein Nach isoform X1, with amino-acid sequence MNEGKQLLQTKSTGIDLAIRYKEFCDNRMSSSVCTMADAGSPLRHYILNTSFHGFRFIGDAGLHWTERTFWTICCVLSWTATGFLIKSAWEDFQNNAISFVADTSYLAWDTHFPSIAVCETDNQKSIAEVTDRTYGDPHDYNLDEIVKELVYFRGLSFYTLQICGPEAQVPDEDCFKKNFSFFSREVRSNCSQIFRACRWNDRVFDCCEYFGEIDSEMGTCYAINSIQGKTKKRLEMVSNIKTGPGSLRLEINGVANVYILGEQEVPSLTTLTTDVIQVTPRIHYKRFLAIKEIDNGPEVKDVSVRQRKCRFSDESDLDVYPYYSYSSCCVQCRKDAQKRICGCAHHLMPNTESRIHCNITGLYCLSKHYNELSVLKPYWANRTGLVCDCLPSCTEIELAVIKDDKIGFSEEFAIVDLSLERLPTERFKRNVVRGKLDLVVSMGGSTALFLGASILSFVEIVYYFFVRPVSNSVLAKKTKKEKRKFKLKVNKMEQLILPTVS; translated from the exons ATGAATGAGGGAAAACAATTATTGCAAACGAAATCCACTGGTATTGATTTAGCAATCAGGTACAAAGAGTTCTGTGACAATAGAATGTCATCCAGTGTGTGCACAATGGCTGATGCGGGCTCACCTCTGCGCCACTACATCCTCAACACCTCCTTCCACGGCTTCCGCTTCATCGGCGATGCCGGGCTTCACTGGACCGAGCG GACCTTCTGGACCATCTGCTGCGTCCTGAGCTGGACCGCCACCGGCTTCCTGATCAAATCCGCCTGGGAAGACTTCCAGAACAACGCCATCAGCTTCGTCGCCGACACCAGCTACCTCGCCTGGGACACCCACTTCCCTTCGATCGCCGTCTGCGAGACCGACAACCAAAAATCCATCGCCGAAGTGACGGACCGCACCTACGGCGACCCCCACGACTACAACCTCGACGAGATCGTCAAAGAGCTAGTCTACTTCAGGGGACTGTCGTTCTACACCCTGCAGATCTGCGGACCCGAGGCACAAGTCCCCGACGAGGACTGCTTCAAGAAGAACTTCAGTTTCTTCTCGAGGGAGGTGCGCAGCAACTGCAGCCAGATCTTCCGCGCGTGCAGATGGAACGATCGAGTGTTCGACTGTTGCGAGTACTTCGGGGAGATCGACTCCGAAATGGGGACTTGCTACGCGATCAACTCCATCCAAGGGAAGACCAAGAAGCGGCTGGAGATGGTGTCCAACATAAAGACGGGGCCGGGGAGTTTGCGACTGGAGATCAACGGGGTTGCTAATGTGTACATTCTAGGAGAACAGGAAGTACCGTCGTTGACCACTTTGACCACAGATGTGATCCAGGTGACTCCGCGGATCCACTACAAGAGATTCTTGGCGATCAAAGAGATCGACAACGGGCCAGAA GTCAAGGACGTGAGCGTGCGCCAGCGCAAGTGTCGCTTTAGTGACGAGTCAGATCTGGATGTCTACCCCTACTACAGCTACAGCTCCTGTTGCGTCCAATGTCGCAAAGACGCCCAAAAAAGAATCTGCGGGTGTGCCCACCACCTTATGCCCAACACCG AATCTCGCATTCACTGCAACATCACCGGTCTCTACTGTCTGAGCAAGCACTACAACGAGCTGTCAGTCTTGAAGCCCTACTGGGCCAACAGGACCGGACTCGTCTGCGACTGCTTGCCCAGTTGCACCGAGATCGAGTTGGCTGTTATCAAGGACGACAAAATAGG TTTTTCAGAAGAGTTTGCCATCGTGGACTTGTCTTTGGAGCGGTTGCCGACCGAGAGGTTTAAGAGAAATGTTGTGAGAGGCAAGCTCGACTTAGTCG TCTCGATGGGTGGTAGCACTGCTCTGTTTTTGGGCGCCAGTATTCTCAGTTTTGTCGAAATTGTCTACTATTTCTTCGTCAGACCTGTGAGCAACTCGGTCTTGGCTAAAAAGACCAAGAAGGAAAAGAGAAAGTTTAAATTGAAGGTCAACAAGATGGAGCAACTGATATTGCCCACAGTTTCCTAA
- the LOC138128585 gene encoding luciferin 4-monooxygenase-like, protein MDTRIVSAPGKFSKTPLKPAGQLIFDKLHTAQKNSVALCEIKTGTTCTFGEVLTTSVTLATNLRGSFQIGKNTNITIISENSHKFCIAALAGLYLAAPIHLLNPGYTSYELKKFLTMSRPKLVFCSGQCAEKVNSLKEEFSFVETVVVFDSKGSTVAYDDLVKNGASSDFEFEDIGDLAEHVAYICNSSGTTGLPKGVMVPHENIRLNFSHFEDDELYPLAPQNCIIQVAPFFHVHGFNNFICAIYSGVKILIMDQFEPKLYLESIQDFGVNKLIIVPSLGNFLATSPIVDDYDLSSVEELYLAAGGLSKESEKTILEKFKLKYIRHTYGLSELACGVIMSPVGGGKPGSCGKLTPGHEAKIVNPETGQVLGANQPGEICLKGGAMKGYINDPVKTRETIDSDGFVHTGDLGYYDEDFDFFVIDRLKDLIKYKSFQVAPLEIEQILLQHHGVKDVAVVGKPDDRFGELPVAFVVQRERAQVGESEILEHVRKYVCVEKQLHGGVRFVEEIPRNAIGKILRKQLRDML, encoded by the exons ATGGACACAAGAATCGTATCAGCGCCTGGAAAATTCTCCAAAACTCCACTCAAACCTGCAGGACAATTGATATTTGATAAGCTGCACACTGCTCAGAAAAACTCTGTTGCTCTG TGCGAAATCAAGACTGGTACAACTTGTACTTTCGGTGAAGTACTCACCACCAGCGTAACCCTAGCCACGAACCTCCGAGGGTCGTTCCAAATAGGCAAAAACACCAACATCACCATAATTAGCGAGAACTCGCACAAGTTCTGTATCGCTGCTTTGGCAGGGTTGTACCTTGCAGCCCCCATTCACCTGTTGAATCCAGGCTACACCAGCT ACGAATTGAAAAAGTTCCTGACAATGTCGCGTCCGAAACTGGTATTTTGTTCCGGACAGTGCGCCGAGAAGGTGAATTCGCTCAAAGAAGAATTTTCTTTCGTAGAAACTGTCGTAGTTTTTGACAGCAAGGGCAGCACCGTCGCTTACGACGATCTGGTCAAAAATGGCGCAAGCAGCGATTTCGAATTTGAAGATATTGGAGATCTTGCAGAGCACGTTGCGTATATTTGTAATTCTTCCGGTACGACGGGACTGCCTAAAGGGGTGATGGTACCCCACGAGAATATCCGGTTGAATTTCAGCCATTTCGA GGATGATGAATTGTATCCGTTGGCGCCCCAAAATTGTATAATTCAAGTCGCCCCATTTTTTCACGTTCACGggtttaataatttcatctgCGCCATCTACAGTGGGGTTAAGATCTTGATCATGGACCAATTTGAGCCCAAATTGTATTTAGAAAGTATTCAGGATTTCGGAGTTAACAAACTCATTATTGTCCCATCTCTGGGGAATTTTCTAGCAACTAGCCCCATAGTCGACGACTATGACTTGTCTTCAGTCGAAGAGCTCTATCTAGCGGCGGGAGGTCTAAGCAAAGAATCTGAAAAAACAATCCTGGAGAA GTTTAAACTGAAGTATATTCGTCACACTTACGGCCTCAGCGAACTGGCGTGTGGCGTCATCATGTCCCCCGTCGGTGGCGGCAAGCCGGGTAGTTGCGGCAAACTCACCCCCGGTCACGAGGCCAAGATCGTCAACCCCGAAACTGGACAAGTCTTGGGGGCCAACCAACCCGGAGAAATCTGTCTGAAGGGTGGGGCTATGAAGGGGTACATCAACGACCCCGTCAAAACACGCGAAACCATCGACTCGGACGGTTTTGTCCACACCGGAGACCTAGGCTACTACGACGAAGACTTCGATTTCTTCGTGATCGACCGTTTGAAAGATCTGATCAAGTACAAGTCGTTCCAGGTGGCACCCCTAGAGATAGAACAGATTTTGTTGCAACACCATGGTGTAAAAGATGTCGCAGTGGTTGGTAAACCTGATGACAGATTTGGGGAACTACCGGTGGCTTTTGTGGTGCAGCGAGAGAGGGCGCAAGTCGGAGAGAGCGAAATCTTAGAGCACGTGCGCAAATACGTGTGCGTGGAGAAGCAACTGCATGGGGGGGTGAGATTCGTGGAGGAAATACCGAGAAATGCGATCGGGAAGATCCTGCGCAAACAACTCCGAGATATGCTTTGA
- the LOC138128592 gene encoding uncharacterized protein, with translation MFTMKDCAVPGCESTGEEYLQRVSFFNVPSQYRDGVVDPVKKRRRSEWLRAMSQTTELNDAYVKDMKVCSKHFNTGRPAPDHLINHLDWVPRLNLFFDWRKHNSIQNIINNLPEIDEQFDSPDYVVIDKVKAKKIEMDLIAKYMTNPICDENGFYNDDHDYLGLPVLPSRSENARTDVSTEHAYSIREDPACVYFDARHFCNICQINSANLFTFNTHMMVHTIKNDVTCNTCHQKFLTTTCLNNHLRTHKYLCRVCGRQVPTAQLRAHDRANEKQRNQANYGHKFPNRKKVLFCIFCMKDFLTHHDFVQHVALQHKRRNQIL, from the exons ATGTTTACGATGAAAGACTGTGCAGTGCCTGGTTGTGAGTCCACTGGGGAGGAATATCTGCAGAGAGTTTCGTTTTTCAATGTTCCGAGCCAGTACAGGGATGGTGTCGTCGACCCTGTGAAGAAGCGACGTCGCAGCGAGTGGCTTCGAGCGATGAGTCAAACGACGGAACTGAACGACGCCTACGTCAAAGACATGAAGGTCTGCTCCAAACACTTCAATACAG GTCGGCCGGCCCCGGATCATCTAATAAATCACCTAGACTGGGTCCCCAGACTGAACTTA TTCTTCGATTGGCGCAAACACAACTCCATCCAAAACATAATCAACAACCTCCCTGAAATCGACGAGCAGTTCGACTCCCCCGACTACGTCGTCATAGACAAGGTCAAAGCGAAGAAGATAGAGATGGATCTGATCGCGAAGTACATGACGAATCCAATTTGCGACGAGAACGGCTTCTACAACGACGACCACGACTACCTGGGGCTGCCGGTGCTCCCTTCGAGGAGCGAGAACGCCCGCACCGACGTGAGCACGGAGCACGCTTACTCGATACGCGAGGATCCCGCGTGCGTCTATTTCGACGCGCGCCACTTCTGCAACATCTGCCAGATCAACAGCGCCaatttattcaccttcaacaCCCATATGATGGTGCACACCATCAAGAACGACGTTACTTGCAACACCTGTCACCAGAAGTTTTTGACCACTACGTGTCTTAACAACCACCTTAGGACCCACAAATATTTGTGTCGCGTTTGCGGCCGCCAGGTGCCCACGGCGCAGCTGAGGGCGCACGATAGGGCCAACGAAAAACAGAGAAATCAGGCCAACTATGGACACAAATTTCCCAACAGGAAGAAGGTCCTGTTTTGTATCTTTTGCATGAAGGATTTTCTCACTCATCACGATTTCGTCCAACACGTGGCGCTCCAACACAAAAGGAGGAATCAGATCTTGTAG
- the LOC138128589 gene encoding uncharacterized protein — protein MDALRFSFRERTLELNRMDIPAISEPNEILIKVAYAGICGTDLHILAGEFPCRQVSDITLGHEISGVIVEVGTDVINYEEGDKVTVDPNSGCKRCSFCHAGKPHFCKVGCTTNTIGIYRDGGWAQYVICPEEQVYKISTTTTLEQAVLAEPLSCLAHGWDIISPVTIGDKILLLGAGIVGILWACALHLQGHKNVTVSEPNTARLDMLRKLNTGYALVTPDQLTKSQEASSKYVFDVVIDCSGFTPAIEQGISLLNSGGKLCIFGVAPPTNKISISPYEIFYKELQIRGVNINPFTFTKALGMIEALGNRYLNYNMLGIKTFPLNQYQEAIDMLKKGAISKAIFKM, from the exons ATGGACGCCCTCAGGTTCTCCTTCAGGGAGAGGACGCTCGAACTGAACCGGATGGACATCCCGGCGATAAGCGAACCCAACGAGATACTGATCAAAGTGGCTTACGCGGGAATCTGTGGGACAGATCTCCACATCCTGGCG GGCGAGTTTCCCTGCAGACAAGTCTCTGACATCACTCTGGGTCACGAGATCTCCGGTGTGATCGTGGAGGTCGGCACCGACGTCATCAACTACGAAGAAGGCGACAAGGTCACGGTTGACCCCAACAG CGGTTGCAAGCGGTGCAGCTTCTGTCACGCCGGCAAGCCCCACTTCTGCAAAGTAGGCTGCACCACCAACACCATCGGGATCTACAGGGACGGCGGGTGGGCCCAGTACGTGATCTGCCCAGAGGAACAAGTCTACAAAATATCGACAACCACCACCCTCGAACAAG CCGTCCTCGCTGAGCCCCTCTCGTGCTTGGCCCACGGCTGGGACATCATCAGTCCTGTCACGATCGGCGACAAGATCCTGCTTCTCGGTGCCGGCATCGTCGGGATTCTCTGGGCCTGCGCCCTCCACCTGCAAGGCCACAAGAACGTGACAGTCTCGGAGCCCAACACCGCCAGACTGGACATGCTGAGGAAGCTCA ACACTGGCTATGCACTAGTCACTCCCGATCAACTCACAAAGAGTCAAGAAGCCAGTTCTAAGTACGTCTTCGATGTGGTCATCGACTGTAGCGGCTTTACTCCTGCCATCGAACAAGGAATATCATTGCTAAATTCCGGTGGAAAACTGTGCATATTTGGAGTGGCGCCCCCTACGAACAAAATCTC GATCTCCCCGTACGAGATTTTCTACAAAGAGTTGCAGATTCGCGGAGTGAACATTAACCCCTTCACTTTCACTAAAGCTCTGGGAATGATTGAAGCCTTGGGGAACAG GTATTTGAATTATAACATGCTCGGGATCAAAACGTTCCCGTTGAATCAATACCAAGAGGCGATCGACATGCTGAAGAAGGGCGCCATATCCAAagcgatttttaaaatgtga
- the LOC138128588 gene encoding D-altritol 5-dehydrogenase-like, protein MDALRYTAKTKKLELVKLEVPQVTDPNTILVKVAYSGICGTDLHVIQGEFPCNPNKTFTMGHEFSGTVVEVGRNITNFKSGDKVSVDPNSGCKRCKFCHSGKPHFCKVGGINNTIGIYRDGGWANYVICPEDQVHKLPATITLEQAALTEPLSCLAHGWDIVSPIHVGEKILITGAGIIGNLWVCTLHLQGHRNVTVSEPNTARLDMLKKLGTGYTLLTPDQLKKNQAADPDYLFDVVIDCSGYPPAIEHAISLLNSGGKLCIFGVAPPHGRISIAPFDIYLKEMKIFGVNINPFTFPKSLGLVEAMGDRYLKYENLGIKTFALNQYQEAIESLKKGTIAKAIFKL, encoded by the exons ATGGACGCTCTTCGGTATACCGCAAAGACCAAAAAGCTCGAACTGGTCAAGTTGGAGGTGCCCCAAGTCACCGATCCCAACACCATTCTGGTCAAGGTGGCTTATTCAGGAATTTGCGGGACCGACTTGCACGTTATCCAG GGTGAATTCCCGTGCAACCCAAACAAGACTTTCACTATGGGCCACGAATTCTCCGGTACGGTCGTGGAGGTGGGCCGCAACATCACCAACTTCAAGTCTGGCGACAAGGTTTCGGTGGATCCCAACAG CGGATGCAAGCGCTGCAAGTTCTGTCACTCGGGCAAGCCCCATTTCTGCAAAGTAGGCGGCATCAACAACACCATCGGGATCTACAGAGATGGGGGCTGGGCGAATTACGTCATCTGTCCCGAGGACCAAGTGCACAAGCTGCCGGCCACCATCACTCTGGAGCAAG CCGCTCTCACCGAACCTTTGTCCTGCTTGGCCCACGGCTGGGACATCGTGAGTCCTATCCACGTCGGTGAGAAAATCCTAATAACCGGAGCAGGGATAATCGGGAATTTGTGGGTGTGCACCCTGCATCTGCAAGGTCACAGGAATGTTACAGTTTCCGAGCCGAACACTGCGCGACTTGACATGTTGAAAAAGCTAG GCACTGGTTATACTCTTCTGACACCCGACCAATTGAAGAAGAACCAAGCGGCGGATCCGGACTACTTGTTTGATGTCGTCATCGACTGTAGCGGCTACCCCCCGGCCATAGAGCACGCAATTTCCCTTTTGAATTCGGGGGGAAAATTGTGTATTTTCGGAGTGGCGCCTCCTCACGGCAGAATTTC gATCGCGCCATTTGACATTTACCTGAAGGAGATGAAGATTTTCGGGGTGAACATCAACCCGTTCACCTTCCCTAAGTCTTTGGGGCTGGTCGAAGCCATGGGGGATCGATATTTGAAGTACGAAAATTTGGGGATCAAGACGTTTGCTCTTAACCAGTACCAGGAGGCCATCGAAAGTTTGAAGAAGGGCACCATCGCCAAGGCAATATTCAAGCTGTGA
- the LOC138128591 gene encoding D-altritol 5-dehydrogenase-like, translated as MNAVQFASRDKKLALVQVPTPVISHPREVLVKVAYSGVCGTDLHIISGNFPCNPLPLTLGHEFSATVVDFGSEVTHLTRGDRVVVDPNSGCHKCGFCHSGRPHFCTTGGFYANLGVKNHGGWAQFCLCSVEQVHKLPKEISLRVAALAEPLSCLAHRWGLISPVPVGANILVAGAGIIGTLWVCLLHLHGHRRVTLTEINPSRRLLLKELMDDTGFQLKTPQDVQNSGANFDLIIDCTGHGPAIESALKLLDRGGKICIFGVAPPGAKIEVSPFEVYMKELTILSVKVNPFAFPKAVALVQALSEKYLDYEKLGVKVFELEDFPRAVELLKTGNITKAIFQISE; from the exons ATGAACGCTGTACAATTCGCATCCCGCGACAAGAAACTCGCACTCGTGCAAGTCCCAACCCCCGTGATCTCCCACCCCCGAGAGGTATTAGTCAAGGTGGCATACTCAGGGGTCTGCGGTACCGACCTCCACATAATAAGC GGGAACTTTCCGTGCAACCCCCTCCCTCTCACCCTAGGCCACGAATTCTCAGCCACAGTGGTAGACTTCGGTTCGGAAGTGACACACCTGACTCGTGGGGATCGCGTTGTCGTCGACCCCAACAGCGGTTGCCACAAGTGCGGCTTCTGTCACTCCGGTCGCCCCCATTTTTGCACCACCGGCGGTTTTTACGCCAACTTGGGGGTGAAGAATCACGGGGGTTGGGCCCAGTTTTGTCTGTGTTCAGTCGAACAAGTGCACAAACTCCCCAAAGAGATTTCTCTAAGAGTGGCGGCGTTAGCCGAGCCGTTGTCGTGTCTGGCCCACAGGTGGGGGCTGATCTCGCCGGTCCCGGTGGGGGCGAACATCCTAGTCGCGGGGGCAGGTATCATAGGGACTCTGTGGGTCTGCTTGTTGCATCTGCACGGCCACAGAAGAGTCACGCTTACCGAAATCAATCCCTCCAGGAGACTACTCCTGAAGGAGCTGATGGACGACACTGGATTCCAGTTGAAGACTCCTCAAGACGTCCAAAATAGTGGAGCGAATTTTGATTTGATCATCGACTGTACGGGACACGGTCCCGCGATTGAATCTGCCCTGAAACTTCTGGATCGGGGCgggaaaatttgtatttttggaGTGGCGCCGCCTGGTGCCAAAATCGA GGTTTCCCCTTTCGAAGTTTATATGAAAGAACTGACGATATTGAGTGTCAAGGTGAATCCCTTCGCTTTTCCTAAAGCTGTGGCTTTAGTACAAGCCCTATCCGAAAA ATATTTGGACTACGAGAAGTTGGGAGTAAAAGTGTTCGAACTGGAGGACTTTCCCCGAGCTGTTGAACTGCTAAAAACTGGAAACATCACTAAAGCTATTTTCCAGATTAGCGAGTGA